Genomic DNA from Pseudomonadota bacterium:
ACAATAAGGCCTGGGCGCTACCCCTCGTCGCCGGGCGGGCTCTCTTTCTCGCCGTAGGGCGCATAGTAGTTGTAGTAGTAGCCGCCACGGTTGGAGATACTCTCGCTCTTGTTGAGCACCAGACCGGTCGCCTTGTCCCTGGGTATCATGTTGAGCGCATCGCGCACGATGGCATAGGGCGTCTTGCCGGCTTCGATGACGAAGACGATCTGCCCGACGATGGTCGCCAGCACCTGGGATTCGGGCGTCGACAGCAACGGTGGCGCATCGAACACCACGATGCGATCGGTGTAGCGCGAGGCGAATTCATTGACCAGCCGTTTCATGCGCTGACTTGCCATCATCTCGGTGATGTATTCGTGCGGCTTGCCGGCCGGCAGCACCACGAGCCCGGGCACGTCGGTCTTCAGCAGCGCATCCTCGATCTGCACGTTCTCGCTGGCCAGCAGGTCGGTGATGTCCGGACGCCGCTGCTCGATGCCCAGCAGCCGACTGACCCCCTGCTTGGTGACATCGCAGTCCACCAGCAGCACGGTGTGGTCGCGCTCCTGGGCGAACGCCAGCGCAAGGTTGACCGCGGTGAAGGTCTTGCCCTCGCCGGGCACGGAGCTGGTCACCATGATCAGGTTGCCCTGATCGACGAGCGAGGCGGACTTGCCGAAGGCGTTGGACAGCAGCGGGCGCTTGATGCGGCGGTATTCACCGCGGATCTCCGGTCCCAGCGTGGTGTCGGGCACCAGCATCCCCTTCTCGCGCAGGCGATCCATGACCTTGACGGTGTGCGGTGTGGCTCGGGTTTCGCTCAATACGGCATTCTTCATCACATCGGTCCCGCCGCCGGGCGCAGCGCCGTCATGACCGGCACCCTCACGCCCCGCAGCCTTGCTATCGGCAAAATCCCTGTGCCTGTCGTATTTGCCGGTAAACATACGGTTACTTCACGATCTCGGCGATCAGGGTCCGGACCTGCCCGGATCCCTGCTGCTGGAACACGACCACGCCGCCGAAGAAGCCGAACATCAGCAGGACGACCAGCAGGAAGGAGGTCAGTTCCAGCCGGCGCTGACGCCGTTTCTCCGGGGTCATCTGCAGGGCGATGGTCCCCAGCACCGGCAGGTCGATCATCTTCTGCAATTGCTTGAAATCCACGAATGTCGGATAGAGCAGGAAACGCAGGAGACTCCAGCCGACCCCGGCCATCAGTGCAACCGCGAACACGCCGAACAACAGCAGGGAACGCCGCGGACCTGAGGGCAGCAGCGGGACGACCGGCGCCTCGACCACGCGGAAGATGATCTCGCTGTTGTTCTTCTCCACCTTCTGCGCGAGCCGCGCCGCCTCCCGGCGTTCGACCAGCGCGAGGTAGCGCTCCTTGGTGATATCGTAGTCGCGATTCAGCTTGACCAGGTCGGCCTCGACCTGCGGGATGATGTCGACCGACTGCTGCAACTCGACCAGCTTCTGGCGCTGCTCGGCGAGCTGGACCTGGAGGGTGCTGACCTCGACCCGGGCCCGGCTTTCCTGTGCCTTGAGATCCTGGTAGACGGGATTCAGGGTCACCTTGGTCTCATCCGTAAAGCGGGTATCCGTACCGGTGTCGGGGTCGAGCCCCTGTTCCAGGTCGGCAATCCGGGCCCGCAGGGCCTTAACGTTGGGATGCTCATCGGTGTACTGGGTCAGCATCTCGTTGAGCTGCTCCTGCAGGGCGCGCAGCTTGGCGGCGGCGGCACCGCTGATCTGGCTGCTCTGGAACATCGGCGATTCGCCCGAGAGCTGTTGGCGCAGGTCGTTG
This window encodes:
- a CDS encoding XrtA-associated tyrosine autokinase, giving the protein MFTGKYDRHRDFADSKAAGREGAGHDGAAPGGGTDVMKNAVLSETRATPHTVKVMDRLREKGMLVPDTTLGPEIRGEYRRIKRPLLSNAFGKSASLVDQGNLIMVTSSVPGEGKTFTAVNLALAFAQERDHTVLLVDCDVTKQGVSRLLGIEQRRPDITDLLASENVQIEDALLKTDVPGLVVLPAGKPHEYITEMMASQRMKRLVNEFASRYTDRIVVFDAPPLLSTPESQVLATIVGQIVFVIEAGKTPYAIVRDALNMIPRDKATGLVLNKSESISNRGGYYYNYYAPYGEKESPPGDEG
- a CDS encoding GNVR domain-containing protein, coding for MISIHEQFLVVYGYLHSLWRFRWSALIIAWIVAISGWLVVYTLPDKYTSRAAVHIDTSSVMQPLLKGLAVELNPEREINVMSRMLLNRESLLSVIRETDMDHDVKTPQGQEMLIANLSNNIQLKNMGGFSENNRIYEISYTSGDAETAFKVVFTLLNTLIESTLKSGRMDTVMAEEFLDEQIKDYEKRLEQGEARLAEFKKKNSGFMPNEKGGYYDRLQRQQELIDRTDSALRLAKQRYNDLRQQLSGESPMFQSSQISGAAAAKLRALQEQLNEMLTQYTDEHPNVKALRARIADLEQGLDPDTGTDTRFTDETKVTLNPVYQDLKAQESRARVEVSTLQVQLAEQRQKLVELQQSVDIIPQVEADLVKLNRDYDITKERYLALVERREAARLAQKVEKNNSEIIFRVVEAPVVPLLPSGPRRSLLLFGVFAVALMAGVGWSLLRFLLYPTFVDFKQLQKMIDLPVLGTIALQMTPEKRRQRRLELTSFLLVVLLMFGFFGGVVVFQQQGSGQVRTLIAEIVK